The DNA region TGGCCGCCGGCGCCGCGCTTTGTGCGTGGGGCGCCGTGCGGACGCTGCGTAGCGTGGTCGACCATTGGCGTCGGGGCGCGCGTCGCGCGGCAGACTTCGAAGCAAGCAAGCAGGCGTTCGTCGCCGAAGTAGCCGCCGCGAGCGTCCGCGCCCGCGCGAGGCATCACCAGGGGCTGGCCTGGGATGGGCAGCGCCCGCTGAGGGTCGCGGCGATCGTGGACGAGGCGCCGGAGGTTAAGTCCTTCTACCTCACCTCGGACGACGGCCGACCGCTGCCCGCCTTCCTGCCGGGTCAGTACCTCACGTTCCACCTGCCCGAGGCCGACGGGCCGGTCGTGCGTTGCTATTCCCTCTCCGACCGCCCGCACGAAGAGTACTACCGCGTTTCGGTAAAACGCGAAGGCCGCGGCAGCACGTACTGGCACGACCGGGTCGAGGTCGGGTCTACCGTCCAAGCCCAAGCGCCCCGCGGCGCCTTCTTCCTCGACCCTGCGGACGCCGCGCCGGTGGTGCTGGTGGCTGGCGGGATCGGCGTGACCCCCATCTTGTCGATGCTGCTGGCGATCGAGCAGACGCGTCCCCAACGCGACGTCTACTTGTTCTACGGGGTGCAGAATCGCGGCGCCCACCCGTTCAAGCGCACGCTCGAAGAAGCGGCCCAACGCTGCGGGCGGCTCCGGCTGTTTGTCGCCTACTCGCGGCCGGACGACGCGTCGGTGTACGGGCGCGACTACCAGCACGCGTCGCGCATCGACGCCGACTACCTGCGGCGGGCGCTCCCCTCCAGCAACTTTCAGTTCTACCTCTGCGGCCCCGGCGAGATGATGCAGTCGCTGGTGAGCGGCCTGCTCGACTGGGGGGTTCCCGACGACGCGATCCACTACGAGGCGTTCGGGCCGGCGACGGTGCAACGCCGGGACGCCGAGCGGGCCGGCGCGGTCGGCGCCACGGTGCGGTTCGCCCGCAGCGGCCGCGAGGCGGTCTGGGACGGCGAGTGGAACTCGTTGCTCGAGCTGGCGGAGTCGGTCGGG from Pirellulimonas nuda includes:
- a CDS encoding 2Fe-2S iron-sulfur cluster-binding protein gives rise to the protein MDAPLDRSLLAAGAALCAWGAVRTLRSVVDHWRRGARRAADFEASKQAFVAEVAAASVRARARHHQGLAWDGQRPLRVAAIVDEAPEVKSFYLTSDDGRPLPAFLPGQYLTFHLPEADGPVVRCYSLSDRPHEEYYRVSVKREGRGSTYWHDRVEVGSTVQAQAPRGAFFLDPADAAPVVLVAGGIGVTPILSMLLAIEQTRPQRDVYLFYGVQNRGAHPFKRTLEEAAQRCGRLRLFVAYSRPDDASVYGRDYQHASRIDADYLRRALPSSNFQFYLCGPGEMMQSLVSGLLDWGVPDDAIHYEAFGPATVQRRDAERAGAVGATVRFARSGREAVWDGEWNSLLELAESVGAIIDAGCRAGNCGACATRVVDGGVCPIKAAGAQPPAGECLACISAPSGPLVLDA